The Plasmodium yoelii strain 17X genome assembly, chromosome: 8 genome includes a region encoding these proteins:
- a CDS encoding glutamine-dependent NAD(+) synthetase, producing MKNSVGLSCCSIYSKPLDYEGNKIKIIESIKQCKKLNCNIRIGGELEITGVNCKNSFKGIEDIHENCWLTLSNILKEKHEDSNITENILCFISMPIYFKKKLYSSEIIIYNNQIIYISPKENVENNEQSMYFSPYLGLGHEEDIEKKNEKKNTIIFSNSNVNIISNHFEIFPLPKCIQNVTQQKETYIGKCIIEYEGVSIAHTFLDDLISIERNETVDARIEIFNKWDPDCNHYNVSENNENNENMSPFEKEYIKLTTTNKINLECIDVLLVNGYITNELELFKKYFSTLMNLTKKYPHLILCFSNNFGCDNYLYMFDGFSFIGKNEQILTKNGRYSFYEIQVASVKAEIEKKQEDLKTKINLKNYKNKIGKQISLLSINKHGKDNKEPIFSYNKDIPLSIECSKDTLSKNLPDIFNINKYSKNNKNLAELFSSHHCDNSTEHGAESRSYYIFNGQVERLHNIYEELSFNCSMFLWHILHLSKAKGFTLALSGGIDSAFCACMVYVLATMLEIQMKEMNELIENEKNNKDEKKGIENDDINKKIFSNKLKNVLINKACKKDICNKLLNTLSMPSKNNSQETKYFCEELSKAINSYHNIYNIDDIYIFFKNVGENFLNEKLKFKTENGTNYHDLCLQNIQSRSRMIMLYFFNTLICQKKYAQYNMYNEFLITLATGNLDESIMGYFTKYDCSSGDIDIIGNVSKILIKETMCYIANSPVFDLQILNKINSYSPSAELKPLDNKQNDENELNLKFVEIKLLTILKNKFSLGPSSMYYYLSQYFWPNMSKSDIFNKIQIFFTKIYKNIHKLFILPPSLQNESCAINMNNFSNFATIDFDQIKQRYDIPLENSINPSKTTK from the coding sequence aTGAAAAATAGTGTAGGATTGAGTTGCTGTTCAATATATTCGAAGCCTTTAGATTATgaaggaaataaaataaaaataatagaaagcATAAAacaatgtaaaaaattaaattgtAATATAAGAATAGGAGGTGAATTAGAAATAACTGGAgtaaattgtaaaaatagtTTTAAAGGAATTGAAGACATCCATGAAAATTGTTGGTTAACATTAAGTAATATATTAAAGGAAAAACATGAAGATAGTAATATAacggaaaatatattatgttttattagtatgcctatttattttaaaaaaaaattatatagttctgaaataattatatataacaatcaaattatttatatatctcCTAAggaaaatgttgaaaataatgaacagTCGATGTATTTTTCGCCATATCTTGGATTAGGCCATGAAGaagatattgaaaaaaaaaatgaaaaaaaaaatacaattattttttcaaacagcaatgttaatataatttctaaccattttgaaatatttccATTGCCTAAATGTATCCAAAATGTAACACAACAAAAAGAAACATATATAGGAAAATGTATAATAGAATATGAAGGGGTATCAATAGCACACACTTTCTTAGACGATTTAATTAGTATAGAACGAAATGAAACTGTTGATGCTAGAattgaaatatttaataaatgggATCCTGATTGTAATCATTATAATGTtagtgaaaataatgaaaataatgaaaatatgtcTCCTTTTGAAAAAgagtatataaaattaactaCTACAAATAAGATAAATTTAGAATGTATAGATGTATTATTAGTAAATGGGTACATAACTAATGAActtgaattatttaaaaaatatttttcaacattAATGAAtctaacaaaaaaatatccaCATTTGATTTTATGTTTTAGTAATAATTTTGGTTgtgataattatttatatatgtttgatggattttcatttattggaaaaaatgaacaaattttaacaaaaaatggAAGGTATTCATTTTATGAGATTCAAGTTGCATCTGTTAAGGCAGAAATTGAGAAAAAACAAGAGGAtctaaaaacaaaaattaatttaaaaaattataaaaacaaaattggaaaacaaatatcattattatcaattAATAAACATGGAAAAGATAATAAAGAACCCATTTTTTCATACAACAAAGATATACCTTTATCTATAGAATGTTCTAAAGATACGTTATCGAAAAACCTTCCCGATATTTTTAACATAAATAAGTactcaaaaaataataaaaatttagcAGAATTGTTTAGTAGCCACCATTGTGATAATAGCACAGAACATGGCGCAGAATCTCGctcttattatattttcaacgGGCAAGTAGAAAGATTACACAATATTTATGAAGAACTAAGTTTCAACTGTTCTATGTTTTTATGGcatattttacatttatcAAAAGCAAAAGGTTTTACTTTAGCATTATCAGGAGGAATTGATTCAGCCTTTTGTGCATGTATGGTATATGTGCTAGCAACCATGTTGGAAATACAGATGAAAGAAATGAATGAACttattgaaaatgaaaaaaataataaagatgaaaaaaaaggaatagaaaatgatgatataaataaaaaaatattttcaaataaattaaaaaatgttttaataaataaagcaTGTAAAAAAGATATTTGtaacaaattattaaatacatTATCAATGccatcaaaaaataatagtcaagagacaaaatatttttgtgaAGAATTAAGTAAAGCTATAAATTCttatcataatatttataatatagatgatatatatattttttttaaaaatgttggagaaaattttttaaatgaaaaacTAAAATTTAAAACTGAAAATGGAACAAATTATCATGATTTATGTTTACAAAATATACAATCAAGATCAAGAAtgattatgttatatttttttaatacattaatttgtcaaaaaaaatatgcacaatataatatgtataacgaatttttaataacattaGCTACTGGAAATTTAGATGAATCTATAATGGgttattttacaaaatatgatTGTTCATCTGGTGATATTGATATTATTGGAAATGTcagtaaaatattaataaaagaaaCTATGTGTTATATAGCTAATAGTCCTGTTTTTGATCttcaaattttaaataaaataaattcatattCTCCAAGTGCAGAATTAAAACCATTagataataaacaaaatgatgaaaacgaattaaatttaaaatttgttgaaattaaattattaactattttaaaaaataaattttctttAGGTCCATCTTCtatgtattattatctttCACAATATTTTTGGCCAAATATGTCTAAATcagatatatttaataaaattcaaatatttttcacaaaaatatataaaaatattcacaAACTTTTTATTCTTCCACCTTCTTTGCAAAATGAATCATGTGctattaatatgaataatttttcaaaCTTTGCCACAATCGATTTTGATCAAATCAAACAACGTTATGATATCCCATTGGAAAACAGCATTAACCCATCAAAAACgaccaaataa
- a CDS encoding replication termination factor, putative, with the protein MGGDGGSLPQRVDLVRMKNKRLRENTGSLGYEKNTLVTISHNKFNKKELKEYYFSHCVISQEILTEPFFCCRLGYLYNKENVFKLILFKKQNKKKKKKNLYEKFEHIDSLKDLVLCKNKLNEDNKLVCLISNEIINSTCGAICLFSCGCIFSKKVFNKVNVSKENVCIACNKKFKQSDIIEIGLDDEDALDEKRKIIKKRKLDKEKKEITHHENK; encoded by the exons atggGAGGAGATGGAGGAAGTTTACCTCAAAGAGTCGATTTAGTTcgtatgaaaaataaaagattaaGAGAAAATACGGGAAGTTTAGGATACGAAAAGAATACACTTGTTACTATTAGTCATAATAagtttaataaaaaagaattgAAGGAATATTATTTTAGTCATTGTGTTATATCTCAa GAAATTCTCACAGAACCATTTTTCTGTTGCCGTCTTGGAtacttatataataaagaaaacgtttttaaattaattttatttaagaaacaaaataaaaaaaaaaaaaaaaaaaatttgtatGAAAAATTTGAACATATAGATTCCCTTAAAGATTTGGTtctatgtaaaaataaattaaatgaagATAATAAATTAGTTTGTTTGATTTCAAACGAAATAATTAATTCAACTTGTGGTGCTATATGTCTATTTTCCTGTGGAtgtattttttcaaaaaaagtTTTCAATAAAGTTAATGTATCAAAG GAAAATGTTTGTATAGCTTGTAACAAAAAATTTAAGCAAAGTGATATCATTGAAATTGGCTTAGATGATGAAGATGCCCTTGacgaaaaaagaaaaataataaaaaaacgaaaacttgataaagaaaaaaaggaaataactCATCATGaaaacaaataa
- a CDS encoding HSP90 co-chaperone p23, putative: protein MGEIYNKRHKYMNNGALIYEWEQTIDEINIYINMNSNINKNDLNINIKSKRVSIGLKGAESFLEGELFSLIDEECSYWYIDDNILHILLTKVKKAEVWNCVFKGHKNLNPVDENNTKKKMLLERFQMEHPNFDFSSASFNGQVPDARTFMGGVKY from the exons atgGGGGAAATATACAACAAAagacataaatatatgaataatg gCGCCCTAATTTATGAATGGGAACAAACAATAGATGAAataaacatttatataaatatgaactcaaatataaataaaaatgatttaaacataaatataaaaagtaaaaGAGTTAGTATTGGATTAAAAGGAGCAGAAAGCTTTTTAGAAGGAGAATTATTTAGCTTGATTGATGAGGAATGTTCATATTGGTATATAGATGATAatattttgcatatattattaacaaaagTTAAAAAAGCAGAAGTATGGAATTGTGTTTTTAAAGgacataaaaatttaaatccTGTTGATGagaataatacaaaaaaaaaaatgcttttAGAAAGATTTCAAATGGAACATCcaaattttgatttttcatCTGCTTCTTTTAATGGTCAAGTACCAGATGCTCGAACTTTTATGGGTGGagttaaatattaa
- a CDS encoding zinc finger protein, putative, whose product MLYKTQLCSFYAKGICARGNKCSWAHGELDVRPMPKFYKTRMCYTFLSGSYCEASKCTFAHTEEELRGSGKALRLCTKYFLDGYCSKADKCPMAHSINQLDPSVKFSSTELMSRVYNNEDLENYKNRMDINNNENKQTDEVKGNHEDYNDNMNNGDNEKDNNENNSKNNNGNKNGQRDNSRNNKINKNNQNNEYELRKGLGDSEDDGNKEKDKYNMNRFRNNENMKDSKKSPFNFYRNNERKTYKEYLLDTNQVNGCIGNIDKDEDILYNDLLMNGDYMRRKNSTKENLINNKFENITSNGYHYNYDGIMDEREISNGKIYKYKNVNNGENTDIFSNNYGNMKNYNMGNKTMLLNEYYKNNFALEHNTQNDENSRGNNNSNMNGVYEDINNFDRMSILRKMDKQSLLLNMNYDINFNSPKNGYNDKNEINMNDSKNCSNYFNENGIHKRKENDENVENIENFKNMAMGYNYKNRSRTDRYGNNMTSLNLMNKINDSVDVSDMNKVGLDEKNEKNINEMHQMNMNLENLIYNMNNINLCDGNKNEKESKNRILMQAFMKSSNDNSSIKIPSEKNVQNGNEEIKRNDENKINHESFEYYTNNVDYQFKKIIMDNEFLLDNNNGSNGTNKYNEFNDQFIIPKSSNNNNNNNNEHIMSNYTVLSSNDLCNSMNSMTNFSNVNSISNVNSISNVNSISNMSNGYCNVDDIGKKGNMNGVKVNYYNNYDNYKKNGINNMNNGIIKDNGNCNVEYENRKTNSSAKLNDLKDIRNDEINNFINEAVMDKSYIEKEIISSSEKVGQGGERFDEGYSSLSSDISSSNDYDLKKGNKKMKKNMILNKKGNNIKKDILNEEHEINENLSDESTILLNGKGNDKMNENRMNSHHDMRNNDNILNISEYKWNMCMFNENNGNCMNRNNNNNNNSRNYDYIKNKFGNINENSMKYEDINKFLLGNNNNVSSYDFEKIFSNKKKIGENMNSQVETDTNSMNDLIDYQNRRNIMNKNKNGYNENGNLLSIFQNGYGNINTNNISESNREIKNSNMISSVNNNMNGQVFSYNYFNKNNMNNVKNGCVNNKDNDDIINNNHFFTNVENNITNGMLNDSLNGADQNYYINEHKKNDLSQISKNSYSNYFLDSSENNSSMANLNFYEMAYKTNGGFSNYGHGNNNVNNVNNVNNGNSVNSVNNEHTKIDILSTKKNSQSTNIDDNNDNLSLNNKNGKNVLNNCTPLTYNFNGLYECLNKNDKIKTTE is encoded by the exons AT GTTATATAAAACACAGCTTTGCTCTTTTTACGCAAAAGGAATTTGCGCTCGTGGTAACAAATGTAGTTGGGCTCATGGCGAGTTAGATGTTAGACCGATGCCTAAATTTTACAAA ACTCGAATGTGctatacatttttatcgGGAAGTTATTGTGAAGCATCTAAATGTACATTTGCTCATACAGAAGAAGAATTAAGAGGTTCTGGAAAAGCCCTGAGATTGTgtacaaaatattttttagatg GCTATTGTAGTAAGGCAGATAAATGCCCTATGGCACATAGCATAAATCAGTTGGACCCATCTGTAAAATTTTCGTCAACAGAACTTATGAGTagagtatataataatgaagatcttgaaaactataaaaatagaatggatataaataataacgaAAATAAGCAAACAGATGAAGTAAAAGGTAATCATGAGgattataatgataatatgaataatggTGACAATGAAAAggataataatgaaaataattctaaaaataataacggCAATAAAAATGGACAAAGAGATAATAGTAGAAATAACAagattaataaaaacaatcAAAATAACGAATATGAATTGCGTAAAGGTTTAGGAGATAGTGAAGATGATGGgaataaagaaaaagataaatataatatgaatcGTTTTcgtaataatgaaaatatgaaGGACTCAAAAAAATCTCCTTTTAACTTTTATCGGAATAATGAGAGAAAAACATACAAAGAATATTTGCTTGATACAAATCAGGTGAATGGCTGCATTGGAAACATAGATAAAG ATGAAGACATATTGTATAACGACCTTTTGATGAATGGGGATTATATGAGAAGAAAAAATTCCACAAAAGAAAATTTGATAAACAATAAATTTGAGAACATAACATCGAATGgatatcattataattacGATGGAATAATGGATGAAAGAGAAATTTCAAATGggaaaatatacaaatataagaATGTAAATAATGGAGAAAATACAGATATTTTTAGCAATAATTATggaaatatgaaaaattataatatgggaaataaaacaatgttactaaatgaatattataaaaataattttgcatTAGAACATAATAcacaaaatgatgaaaatagtagaggaaataataatagtaatatgAATGGTGTATATGaggatattaataattttgatagGATGTCTATTTTACGAAAAATGGATAAACAaagtttattattaaatatgaatTATGATATAAACTTTAATTCACCAAAAAATGGTTATAATGATAAGAATGAGATAAATATGAATGATTCAAAAAATtgttcaaattattttaatgaaaatggGATAcataaaagaaaagaaaacgACGAAAATGTTGAGAATATAGaaaatttcaaaaatatgGCGATGggatataattataaaaatagatcTAGAACAGACCGATATGGTAATAATATGACAAGCCTTAAtttaatgaacaaaataaatgattCCGTTGATGTTTCTGATATGAATAAAGTTGGGcttgatgaaaaaaatgaaaagaatataaatgaaatgcATCAAATGAACATGAATTTAGAAAACttgatatataatatgaacaacataaatttatgtgatggaaataaaaatgaaaaggaaTCTAAAAATAGAATTTTAATGCAAGCATTTATGAAATCAAGTAATGATAATAGTAGTATCAAAATTCCATCTGAAAAAAATGTTCAAAATGgaaatgaagaaataaaacgaaatgatgaaaataaaataaatcatgaatcttttgaatattatacaaataatGTTGATtatcaatttaaaaaaattattatggataatgaatttttattagacaataataatggaaGTAATGGAACtaacaaatataatgaatttaatgaCCAGTTTATAATTCCTAAAAGTtcaaacaataataataataataataatgaacatATCATGAGCAACTATACAGTATTGAGTTCAAATGATTTATGTAATAGTATGAATTCGATGACAAATTTTAGTAATGTAAATAGTATTAGCAATGTAAATAGCATTAGCAATGTGAATAGTATTAGCAATATGAGTAATGGTTATTGTAATGTAGATGATATAGGTAAGAAAGGAAATATGAATGGAGTTAaagtaaattattataataattatgataattataaaaagaatggaattaataatatgaacaatggaataataaaagataatGGTAATTGTAATGTAGAATATGAAAATAGAAAAACGAATTCGAGTGCCAAATTAAATGATTTAAAAGATATACgaaatgatgaaataaataattttattaatgaaGCTGTAATGGATAAAAGttatatagaaaaagaaataatttcTTCAAGTGAAAAAGTTGGACAAGGAGGAGAAAGATTTGATGAAGGTTACAGTTCATTATCATCTGATATATCTTCTTCTAATGattatgatttaaaaaaaggaaataaaaaaatgaaaaaaaatatgattttaaataaaaaaggaaataacaTAAAgaaagatatattaaatgaagaacatgaaataaatgaaaatttatcTGATGAAAGtactatattattaaatggGAAAGGAAATGATAAAATGAATGAAAATCGCATGAACAGTCATCATGATATGAGAAATAATGACAATATTTTAAACATTTCAGAATATAAATGGAATATGTGCATGTTTAATGAAAACAATGGAAATTGTATGAACagaaataacaataataataataatagtcgAAATTATgactatataaaaaacaagTTTGGTAATATAAATGAGAATAGTATGAAATATGAagatattaacaaatttttattaggaaataataacaatgttTCGAGCTatgattttgaaaaaatattttcaaataaaaaaaaaatcggaGAAAATATGAACAGTCAGGTGGAAACTGACACAAACAGCATGAACGATTTAATAGATTACCAAAATAGAAgaaatattatgaacaaaaataaaaatggatataatgaaaatggaaATTTATTAAGTATTTTCCAAAATGGTTATGGCAATATtaatactaataatattagtGAGTCAAAtagagaaataaaaaatagcaaTATGATTAGTAgtgtaaataataatatgaacgGACAGGTATTTAgctataattattttaacaaaaataatatgaacaatGTTAAAAATGGTTgtgttaataataaagacaatgatgatataattaataataatcatttttttacaaatgtagaaaataatataacaaatgGTATGTTAAATGACTCATTAAATGGTGCtgatcaaaattattatataaatgaacataaaaaaaatgatttatcTCAGATTTCTAAAAATAGCTATTccaattattttttagatagTAGTGAAAATAATTCAAGTATGgctaatttaaatttttatgaaatgGCATATAAGACTAATGGCGGTTTTTCAAATTATGGACATGGTAATAATAACGTAAATAACGTAAATAACGTAAATAACGGAAATAGCGTAAATAGCGTAAATAATGAACATACCAAAATCGATATATTaagtacaaaaaaaaatagccaATCTACTAACattgatgataataatgataatttatctttaaataataagaatggaaaaaatgttttaaataattgCACACCCCTTACTTACAATTTCAACGGATTGTATGAATGTCTCaacaaaaatgataaaattaaaacaacCGAATAA
- a CDS encoding fumarate hydratase class I gives MVGYQQARKFKRIHKLFPYTICTNNLVEISGKNNINNINNINNINKLNINTINNFLDTFEFEGKGNDGIEYRRLDDLSKYIEVIKFNNKINDDNKYYDINYEDENEFFDDNGNLKIKNNYEKESKKNVIKEYIHVPPFVLTKLCEYALKEILFFLNKNHLKQLQNILIDKNSSENDKFVAMTLIKNAIISSNQNLPGCQDTGTAIILGKKDEEILVTYEHKYITLGVYNAYKKNNFRYSQLSPINMFDEINTKNNLPCQIEIYSNIKKKENLNDKIKKDPKYELTFIAKGGGSANKTFLFQQTKSILNKDKLYDFLLDKIKEIGTSACPPYHLAIVIGGLSPEMNLKTVKLASCRYLDDLPKEGGIYGKAFRDLESEKIILDKSQNLGIGAQFGGKYFVHDVRVIRLPRHSASCPIGIGVSCSADRQIKSVINKNGVFIEDLEHDPIKYLPEVTYDNLKSGKFRKTEKSEKSENFESGEKKCEQNNGVAIDLNQPIENILKIISNYPVSTLLILTGKLIVARDTAHKKIVDNFINKNIPIPDYFKKHPIYYAGPAKTPYNYASGSFGPTTAGRMDAYAEILMKNNASLISLAKGNRSIVVKNACKKYNGFYLGSIGGPGAILAKNNIRNVKVIDFHELGMEAVHLIEVVDFPAFIIIDNKGNDFYNKWIPS, from the coding sequence ATGGTAGGATATCAACAAGCTAGAAAGTTTAAAAGGATTCACAAACTATTTCCATATACAATATGTACCAATAATTTAGTGGAAATTagtggaaaaaataatattaacaatattaacaatattaacaatataaacaaattaaatataaatacaataaataatttcTTAGATACTTTTGAATTTGAAGGAAAAGGAAATGATGGTATAGAATATAGACGGCTTGATGATCTaagtaaatatatagaagttataaaattcaataataaaataaatgatgataataaatattatgatataaattatgaagatgaaaatgaattttttgaTGATAATggaaatttgaaaataaaaaataattatgaaaaagaaagtaaaaaaaatgtaataaaagaatatataCATGTTCCTCCATTTgttttaacaaaattatgtgaatatgcattaaaagaaattttattttttttaaataaaaatcatttaaaacaattacaaaatatattaatagataaaaattcaagtgaaaatgataaatttgTTGCTATGACGTTAATTAAAAATGCCATAATAAGTTCTAATCAAAATTTACCAGGTTGTCAAGATACAGGAACTGCAATTATTTTAGGaaaaaaagatgaagaaATTTTGGTAACATAtgaacataaatatattactttAGGTGTATATAAtgcttataaaaaaaataattttagatATAGTCAATTATCTCCTATTAATATGTTTGATGAGATCAATACTAAAAACAATTTACCATGTCAAATAGAAATATatagtaatataaaaaagaaagaaaatttaaatgataaaattaaaaaagatcCAAAATATGAATTAACTTTTATTGCAAAAGGAGGGGGAAGTGCGAACAAAACTTTTCTATTCCAACAAACAAAAAgcatattaaataaagataaattatatgattttttattagataaaataaaagaaattgGAACATCTGCATGTCCACCATATCATTTAGCTATAGTTATAGGTGGGTTATCACCagaaatgaatttaaaaacagTTAAATTAGCATCTTGTAGATATTTAGATGATTTGCCAAAAGAAGGAGGTATATATGGTAAAGCTTTTAGAGATTTGGaaagtgaaaaaataattttagatAAATCACAAAATTTAGGAATCGGTGCACAATTTGGAGGAAAGTATTTTGTACATGATGTTCGAGTTATAAGGCTTCCACGGCATTCTGCATCATGTCCAATTGGAATAGGCGTATCATGTTCTGCTGATAGGCAAATCAAATctgttataaataaaaatggggTATTCATTGAAGATTTAGAGCATGACCCAATAAAGTACCTCCCCGAAGTGACATACGATAATTTGAAAAGTGGGAAATTTCGAAAAACcgaaaaaagtgaaaaaagcGAAAATTTCGAAAGtggtgaaaaaaaatgcGAACAGAATAACGGCGTAGCAATCGACTTAAACCAGCCcatagaaaatatattaaaaataatttcgaACTATCCTGTTTCaacattattaattttaacaGGGAAGTTAATAGTAGCTAGAGATACTgcacataaaaaaattgttgataattttattaacaaaaatataccAATACCAgactattttaaaaaacatcCTATATATTATGCAGGCCCAGCAAAAACTCCATACAATTATGCAAGTGGTTCTTTTGGACCTACAACTGCTGGAAGAATGGATGCATATGCAGAAATtcttatgaaaaataatgcaTCTCTAATTTCTTTAGCAAAAGGTAATAGATCTATAGTTGTTAAAAATGcatgcaaaaaatataacggTTTTTATTTGGGAAGTATTGGTGGGCCAGGTGCAATATTAgctaaaaataatatacgtAATGTTAAGGTTATAGATTTTCATGAGCTTGGTATGGAAGCAGTACATCTAATTGAGGTTGTTGATTTTCCAGcttttattatcattgaTAATAAAGGAaacgatttttataataagtGGATACCTTCTTAG
- a CDS encoding dynein light chain, putative has protein sequence MNETDKFKDEFDIELMEEIGKETISQFLEKMYYNEEKTKIWVSQILDTTLKELSKLNKPFKYVATCTLMEKNGSPLTASNICLWDENSDGMCSVQMGNETLDCILCIYAIRT, from the exons ATGAATGAAACAGATaaatttaag gATGAATTTGACATTGAACTGATGGAGGAAATAGGAAAAGAA acCATATCTCAATTTCttgaaaaaatgtattataatgaagaaaaaacaaaaatctGGGTGTCGCAAATTTTAGACACTACTTTAAAAGAGTTATCGAAATTAAACAAGCCATTTAAATATGTtg CTACTTGCACATTGATGGAAAAAAACGGGTCTCCCCTAACAGCCTCAAATATTTGCCTTTGGGACGAAAATTCAGATG GTATGTGCAGCGTTCAAATGGGAAATGAAACCTTGGATTGTATTCTCTGCATATATGCCATAAGAACATGA